From uncultured Desulfobacter sp.:
GGGCGTTGAGCTTGACCAGTTTGAGTTCATCAACTCGCTCCCCTTCCCGAATGATCATTTCGCCTGCCTTGATTTGGTAAAGGGTGGGTTTGATGCGTGCCTGGGCTTCCCGGATTCGTTTTTCCGTTTCATTTTTATTCAGGGTGATATTGGGTCTCAAAAGCCGCTGGCAGATATCCACAATCAGGTTGGCCAGACTGTAGTTGACATTTTCCAGGATGGGTTGCCCCACAACCCTTACCATGGTCTTGGCCTGATCCGGTCCGTAAAATACTTTGAGGTTGGCAATAACACGTTCCTTGTGGGACTGAATTGTTCTCAGGATAATGCCTTTTTCTTCTTCGGCCAGAAGAATTTCTTTGTTGCTAACAACCCCGTTGGTCAGAATAGTGCCAATAATGGCAGTAAGGTGTCCTGTAATTTCTTCGGAGAATTTTTGATTGAACAGGATCTGGAATGCGCCCTTGGAAATTTTTATGCCCAGCTTTTTTTCAAATTCGGGTTTGAATGCCAGGGCCATGGAAAAGGAGGTCTCCAAAAAATCAGGTGGGACAATGCCCTGGTTATTTTCCTGTGGCTGAAATATTTGCCGTCCGAAATGCATGGCAGATGTAATGTTGGCGGTTATATTTTCTAGCAGGTTGGCATCAAAATCATATACAGTCCTGATAGATGTCTTGGCATAATCCATTTTGGCCAGGTTGGTGGCCTTGTCTTCTATGAAGAAATCTTTGGGCGCTTTGATGTCCCTGCTTGCCACATCCCCTATTTTATATACATATGATTCAGTGGTGTGGTCAAAGGTCTGGGCCAGGGCAAACAGACCCACCACCAGAAGAAACAGCACCGGCGGGAGATACGGGGTTGATGACAGGACTTGCCAGGTCTGCTTAAACCAACCCTGGTTATTTGCTTTTTTCATAAGCGTTTATGATGTCGGACACCAGTCGGTGCCTGACAACATCTTCCTTTGAAAATTCTATAAATGAGATCCCCTTTATCCGGGCAAGCAGCTTTTTGGCTTCAACCAACCCTGATTTCTTCCCTCCGGGCAGGTCTGTTTGTGTAATATCACCCGTAATAATGGCCTTTGAACCGTATCCAATCCGGGTCAAAAACATTTTCATTTGCTGGGAGGTGGTATTCTGGGCCTCGTCCAGGATGATAAATGCATTGTTTAGGGTTCTGCCCCTCATAAATGCAATGGGCGCGATCTCAATAGTTTCCTGCTCAATATAGGCCCTGGCTTTCTCAAAATCAAGCATATCATAAAGGGCATCATACAGAGGCCGCAAATATGGATTTATTTTTTCAGCCAGATCTCCGGGAAGAAAACCCAATGCCTCTCCTGCTTCCACTGCAGGACGGGTGAGAATGATTTTTTCTACATCTCCTTTTGTGAACGCTGCAACGGCCATGGCCATGGCAAGGTAGGTTTTACCGGTACCGGCCGGACCAATGCCGAAAAGGATGTCATTGGATTTTATGGCTTCGGTGTATGCCAGCTGGGTAGGGGTTCGGGGTGTAATGGGCTTGTTCTTGGCAGTTACCACTATTGTCGTGGTAAAAATTTTTTTCAAGGAGGTAGCCCCACCCTGTTTAACCGCATTGATGGCTGCATCTATAACAGCAGGTGTCAGCCGTATTTTATCTTCCACAAGGTCATAAAGCTGGTTGATCAGATCTATGGCCTTATTTGTTTGTTTTTCTGAACCACTGACTGAAATTGCCCCTCCCCTTGAGTTTATTTTAACATCAAAGGCCCGGGCGATTTTTTCCAGGTTGGCATTGTGTGTCCCAAAGAGTTTTTGGGCAAGGGTAATGTTCTGAAACTCAAGATTTTTCATGGGCTATAGGGTGCATTTTATTGGTTTAAAGGTCAATAAAAATCTTGACTGACAACTAACCCTGCTGTTATTTGTTTATATTTATAAAACTAAGAGATTGTATGAACTTTTTTGACCTTTGCGTATTGATTATTGTGGGGTTTTGCCTTGTTCGGGGGGGCTTTAAGGGTCTGGTCCGGGAAGTTTCCGGTATCGTGGGGGTTGTGGCCGGTTTCTACGGGGCCAATACATATTATCCCCAGTTGATGCCTTATATTGATTCATGGATTTCATCATCACAGCTTCAAAAGCTTATCAGCTTTTTTCTATTATTTTGTCTGATTCTCATTGCCGTGGGGATTGTGGCCGCCCTGATCCACAAATTGTTGAACATTGTATTTTTGGGCTGGGTGAACAGAGCATTCGGTGTCATCTTCGGTGCAGCTAAAGGCATACTTATCACGACGGTCCTTTTTATAACCGTTACAAGTTTTGTACCCAATGGCAGTGATCATATTGCAGCGTCCCGCACGGCACCCTACCTTGCTCAGGTTGCTGATGCACTTACCCTGTTTATTTCCCGGAACATCAAAACGGATTTCAGTAACGAATTGGAAGGATTAAGAAAAACGTGGAAACAATAATTCCCCTGCTTGAGATCATCCGAAGACTTCGGGGGCGGAACGGATGTGCCTGGGACAGGAAACAAACCCCGTCCACCATGTGGAAGTGCCTGGCCGAAGAATTATATGAACTGGAAGACGCCATTGTCAAAGATGATGAGGATAATATAGTAGAGGAGCTTGGAGACGTTCTTTTCCAAATCCTTTTTATTATGGAAATTTATGCCGATTCCGGCAGATTTTCCTTTGACCGGGTGGTTAAGACCGTGGCTGAAAAAATGATTCGTCGCCATCCCCATGTTTACGGTGAGAGCTGTATTTCATCCGAAGAGGAGTTGAATAAACAATGGGATGCTATTAAAGCAGGGGAGAAGGCCGATTCCGGAGCTCCTGAAAGACGCTCCGCCCTTGACAATGTGCCTGGTGGAATGCCGGGACTGTTGCGGGCCTTGAAAGTTTCAAAATCTGCGGTTA
This genomic window contains:
- the mazG gene encoding nucleoside triphosphate pyrophosphohydrolase; this translates as METIIPLLEIIRRLRGRNGCAWDRKQTPSTMWKCLAEELYELEDAIVKDDEDNIVEELGDVLFQILFIMEIYADSGRFSFDRVVKTVAEKMIRRHPHVYGESCISSEEELNKQWDAIKAGEKADSGAPERRSALDNVPGGMPGLLRALKVSKSAVKAGFEWENLGQVLDTAVSEIHEFEAALSMDQDDAMLEFGDILFSLVNVARFAGFHPETALYRSTSKFEERFRIMEADIDKQGLDLRQMLPEEKEKHWQAAKQACAQKKDMTS
- a CDS encoding CvpA family protein; its protein translation is MNFFDLCVLIIVGFCLVRGGFKGLVREVSGIVGVVAGFYGANTYYPQLMPYIDSWISSSQLQKLISFFLLFCLILIAVGIVAALIHKLLNIVFLGWVNRAFGVIFGAAKGILITTVLFITVTSFVPNGSDHIAASRTAPYLAQVADALTLFISRNIKTDFSNELEGLRKTWKQ
- a CDS encoding PhoH family protein; translated protein: MKNLEFQNITLAQKLFGTHNANLEKIARAFDVKINSRGGAISVSGSEKQTNKAIDLINQLYDLVEDKIRLTPAVIDAAINAVKQGGATSLKKIFTTTIVVTAKNKPITPRTPTQLAYTEAIKSNDILFGIGPAGTGKTYLAMAMAVAAFTKGDVEKIILTRPAVEAGEALGFLPGDLAEKINPYLRPLYDALYDMLDFEKARAYIEQETIEIAPIAFMRGRTLNNAFIILDEAQNTTSQQMKMFLTRIGYGSKAIITGDITQTDLPGGKKSGLVEAKKLLARIKGISFIEFSKEDVVRHRLVSDIINAYEKSK